A window of Theileria parva strain Muguga chromosome 4 map unlocalized ctg_529, whole genome shotgun sequence genomic DNA:
TTAATGTAATGTGAGTTACTCCAGTCATGCCTCTCACGCCTGTTCTTCCTCAAACTACACTTCGGATGCTTCTCAATGTTCTTCATAAACTCAATTGCTGCCAATTTCGCTTTCtaatatcaaattatcacatatacaattaaatgtataattaaatatataattaactatacaatTGACTATATAATTGACTATACAATTAAATACATAATTaaatacataattaactatataattaaatatataattaaatataaaattaaatataaaattaagtataaaataccTCAACATCCATATCGAAGTATTTGGGATGAAAGGTTCTACTACGTCTGGTTCCCTGGTCGTAGTAGAAGGCGAGCCATGCTCCCATGCGTTTGTTCCAGCTTACGCCGGGGAATCCGGAGCTGGATTGTGGCGAGGCTCTGGGTGGCGGTGGTAAAATGAACTTTTTGTTCGAGTACTTCTTGCCGTTTTTGAAGGAAACGGTCTTTGGGGCGGGGCTCTTTGGCGGCTCAGGTTTGGGCTCGTAGGCGTCGGCTGCCTTTTGGCTTGCCTCAACGCTGCTTGAGTTTTCTAACATGTTTTCGCTAGAATCTCCCATCTTGGATATGATACACTTATAGTACAGacaaatattacaaattaaaaaaacaGAAAAATGAACATAATAAAAGGAAATGTGTGTGTTCCTTTATCCTtgagaatattttacaaagtgattaattttagatatAGTACACGAAAACCAATTTAGTTAACTTATTTTTGTGATTAATCGAAAATTCCCGACATCACAAGGCTAAGAAGCAATGCTTACACACCTGACAATAACAAGTCAAAAAAATTAgagataaaaaaattatcaacagccaaaatataatttacaaattaattctGAGCTTTTGCTACAATTCCGAGAATTCACAATTTTCGACACTGTAAGTTATCACAAACATGCCttatttatcaactttACACTAAAAACTTTAATGTAAATGCTATGTTGTTTTTAAGAATCACTGTAATTCCAGGCTTCTTCAAAATAATCACAATTTACTTTACACCTcaacaatattaacacaACAATCGGTTAATACAACTtttgtgtgtaaaaaaatgattataataatttatttttagttgTTTTTACAATtcctatttatttacaatgaTGCACCCTCACGCATTATTCAGGTGTCATACATGTCGTTTTTCGAACACCCGTGAGAATCGCATCTTCTCCAAAAATGGATTCGTGCCTAATATTCCTTAAAGgcaaatttataattttaattaccATTTTATTCACATTTCTTCCCCTTTTAGGGGAGAAGAACTTTGTTTACTCTTTCCAAACTCGTGATTCCACGCCTGATGGGAATATTCCCACAGTCGATGTACAAATGATACCACAAAAAAGGTATTCCAATCccttacacattaaaacattattttctCCCAATCACACTTTTAACCATTAGTATTATGAATCCatgtaattttagttatttaactacttaatacaattatttttatatccGAACATTCCAACAATtgtttaatgaaatttctttacacatttaactCAGATGGTTATCTTCCAGCCGCGAattccaaaatttaaaaaaagaaATCTCTTATGTCATTGATAAAGGTTCCAATACAcgtatataatttatatataaatatatttttagtaaatattacaCAACCAAATTGAAACTTAGaataatacaataatataatagtgAATAATACTTATTAGAGATTGAGAAGGAGAAGAAGCGTTTAATGGACATGGAGGATTCTAGgtttaacaatattaagCAATCGATTTTACAACTTATTCCCAGTTCGTATTTTCAATATAATTTAcgttaaattatataaataatttaattttaatgtgaTATAGATTCCAGGAAAAAGTTTAAGAATGAAAGTTAATGTTTTAACCCAATTTGGACTATGTACACTAGTTTAAGCTAAAGCTTTAGattctttattttcattttgttttattctttttaattttaatttcaaccTGTAATAAACTATCCCTaatgtgttattttaaatcaatttcatTCTATTCTTGTATTTGcatatttgtattataGAGATTctgttaaaataacaatttctttttgtattatagtttttaattttattgttttttcaatttaaaatgagACCTTTAAGTGAAGACGAAGTTCAAATTGTTTTAAAGAAACTAGCATCatagtaatttttagtccgttaataatattaattataaatagatgtaaaaatatgttttttCTTAGTATTGGAGATAAGGTTCTTCAAATGgttgaaaataatcaaTTTGGACAACATTACTTCCGCCTACACAATGAAAGAGTTTATTACATAAGGTAACCATGCTATATTACGTTTTATATCTCTAATTTTTCTTAGTTCTTGacatatttaatttaagtaTCAGCCTGCAAATTCAATTTATTTCTTTCTTTAGTGaaaatatacttaaatatGTTGGCTCCATCAGTAGTAAAAAATTGGTAAGTCTTATTATTACAAAccttttacacatatttaacCTATTTTCTCacatttaaactatttttcGCACATTTAAACTCACTccaaaatatttttcacgttaattatttatggTAGATATCGGCTGGAGTTTGTTTGGGAAAGTTCACTAAATCGAAGCAGTTTAGATTACACATTACAGCGCTAGAGTACCTCTCATACTATTCTAAGAATAAAGTATGGCTAAAGATGGATCAACCTTTTCTATATGGTGGAAATGTACTAAAGGTTTGTACtacttttacacattaatgATACAGAAACATGTCGATCAAATTAGTGAAGGAATTGAACAGAACGCAGGAGTTGTTGTTATGTCGAAAAACATTCCTCTTGGGTTTGGAATAACCTCAAAATCCACAGAGAATCTGAGGAACTCACTCCCAGATGATATCGCAGTTATAAACCAGGTAATTATTACATTgtttatatcattttagGCCGACATCGGACATTATTTACGTCATGAAGaggaaataatttaacaccaacaatttatttttaatcttcTACGAAACGTTGATTACAGTACCTACACcttacactattaatacATGACTAGTATGTgattagtatatatttgtGGTAAAATGGCCAAAAATAGGCCAAagtcaaaatttaaaaaacattCTAAGGATAAAAGTAAGAAAATAAAGGTTTCAAAGAATTTAATCAAGAATATAAATCATGATACTGTTAGTAAAGATTCTGTAACTAAGCCACGCAAAATCAAGATAAAATCCGATAAAGTAAGGAAGAAGgattttgaaaatgtaaatattaaaaaattccaGACTTTGGAAGAATACAAATCATACATCTCCCAGATTTGCACCCAGGCTATAACGTACCCAGAAACTGAGTTAAACAATGTTAACCTtctttataatattattgaaaaGAAAGGCGGCGGACCAGAAAACTTACTGGATTATGTGAAGAAGTTATCTGTTCTCTCCTTGGTTTCAGTAGTTTGTCACCTTCTGCCTCGTGTGAGCCACGAGTTAAATGAAGTGAATTTAGAAGTTGTAAAGAGGACTGAAACTGCACATTCGGCGAATGTTATAGCCCAGGAAAGGGAAATAACGAACAAAACCATCGAAATTAGGGACAAACTGATCACGTTCATAAAGAATAATTTGAACTCAAATCCAGATTTTTTCCTTCCTCTAGTTTCAAAATTAGTTGAGTCTGATAACAGAGTATCAGATGAACTTTTATCACTGTGTTTAAAGTATTCTAAGGTATCGGAATCCTGCCTTGAGTCCATTAACTCTTTGTTTACCTACGGGTCAATTGTTGATATTCACAGATATCtaaaattcattttaaaGTCTTCACACACTAATCACAAGGTTGTTAGAGTTATTAATGAAATCCAAATTAACAAGAAACACGTAAGTTATtcataattaacataacACTTAGCACCAATTTTTACTCTCTGAAGGCTGTTTAAAGAGTGAAAAAACGccaaaatcaaaattaaacaagtaatcacataataatttattattttgttagGGAGGATAAGTACAAGAATGAGATTCTGAGTTGGATTATCACATATTATACAAAGTAATTTagattatttaaacattaatttagaGTATTGAGGGactgtaaaaattacaagtTGATGGAGTCATGCATTGATGGTTTGGGGAAGTTCGGATTATTACTGGAGGAGAGTTTACAGGTAGAACTTCTGCTGGAGTTTAAAAGGATAGTAAACGATTTTATTGATAAGGATGTGAAGAATTACAGCTTAATAATATCAGGAATAAACGCAATAATTAAGATAGTGAAGCTGGTGACAAACTTTGAGTATAACTGGCTCTACGAAGTGTTCACTAGATTGGCCACCAGGATAGTTCCACTACTATTCCAGGGAGAATTACAATTCAACAAACATCCTGGATCAAATGATGAAGTCAATGGTGATGAAAATATGGATAGAAAAGAGACGAAAAAAGAGGAAGATTCTGTTTATTTCACTTGGCCCTGTGTAACAATAAAGTTCTTGAAATGCCTTGATAACATTTCAAACCTGCTTCTAAAATCGAATATTATCGCAGACTTTCAAGTTATATCTCAGCTGGTACAGGTTTTAGTCTCAATTTCACCACTCGTTGATTCTGACGTAGCAGTACCACTTATGTACTATGTAAGTTATTCCAAcatttattgttaaattcaGGTCAATGATATAGTTTCAAAGACGCCAAAGCTCCAGGCGATCCTATCAAAGGAAGGAATTGTTTTCTCAGTGTTAACAAAGGGGAAATCGTCATACTGGGACTTGAAACTCTTAAAATCTCACTATTCACCTTACATAAGTTCCATATTTAACCAATCTAAGGAGCCAAACACAGTAATTCTAAAGCCAAAACATACTCCTACACCCTTGGTACTACTCATTCTTACACAATTATCCATTAAAATtcacaaaatattaaacaattatacaatattataaataaatcttCTTCTTATTTATTTGAGGATTAAATGTAGGAATCGAGGGGTGTTGATGctagtaaattttataaccAAAGCGGCCTGGAGATGTATCagatattattttcagtaGATTTTTTCGATAATTTAAAGACTTTAAAATCTTAAGCTGcaaaacaataattttacactatgTATAATGTAATGTGTGGTTTATCAGTTTCcactttaaattatggGACCAGAAttcataataaatatattatttttataatgaattttattaaGGGGATAGTAGATGGAATATTGGCAACTGATATAGACTCGAGTACCGGGAAATCCAAGTATTCATACGACCCTGATGTCGCTCATGATGATTCTGATCCACATTCCCTGGGTGATATATTTCAAAATCGAATAATTTCAAACgataatgtatttttaaacacttCAATTTCTAACCTGAGTGAATTGTACAAAATTGAGAGAGAAAACTGTATTAAAGGACTGGTGCTCCGGTATGGCGAAGGCTGTGTACAACATCTTTCACAGTTACTTAAATCTAACCACGAAACTATACTCACCCTTTCAAACCAAATCCAAGGCTACCTCTCTGCATTAAATGACGTTAACAGCAGAATGGAATCTGCTGCCGTAGAGCACTTAAGACTTAAAAATGAGAACATTAACCTCGTTCAAGGTCTACAGCTCCTTGAATCTGAAAACAGTATTCTAAAATCTCAGCTAGAACAGGCaaacataaatataaaatcaaGCGAAAACCAAATTTCAATGCTAAATGGTATTTAACTACTTAATATTCACAATTTTGCACATTATATAATccatttaatatttttttagaaCTTCTGAGGGAGAATAGGAACACTTTTGATAACATGAAGGACAGATGTGAAGagttttacacactaaaaTCGCAAATCGAGAGTTTGAATAAGAAGTTAGCACTTTCTGAAAATCATATCGCTATGTTAAATAAGGAGAGAGACGAGTTCTGGTCAAACCCAAACCATAAATTAACAGACAATGTAAGTTCacaaaaattgtaaaattaatgcTTAGGATTATAAGAATAGAATACTAGAGGCTCTGCAGAGACAAGATAGAGCATTATCTGTAGCTAAACTCATGGCATCGCAAAATAGTCAATCagggtattttttactcaaatttaaaatttttaactaaattatttttttaaactaatttaaatgttttttaGTCCTAAAAGTACTGGAATTAATCAAGAAACCCATCAGGAACCAGCTGTTAGTActaatcaaattaataatttatttagaGAGAAGTTGACCTTAAGGAGCTTTCTGATCTTAGACTTAGAGTTGACCAGCTTGAGGATGAGAATTCACATTTGAAGGAGATTAATGACAGTCTCCACACAATGTGTGCAGATATTAGCAAAAATTTAAAGGAAGTTAAGGCTACATACTTGAAGGAGTCAGTTGATAACATCAAGATGTTTATGCCTACCAAAACTAACCCTATACAACTCGTTTTCGTTCAGCCAACCGGAGTTTTAGACCTTAGTTTAGATCAGGAATATTTAAGTAAACTTTCTCAATCTAAAGATTCAGATTATAGTAAACAACAGTATCAACATTTGGATGCGTCTCACACACCACAGTCTACTCAACACTCCACTTCTAAGGATTCTTTAGGTTTAAATCCTTCACAATTGCAAAGCAATAAACCCAAACCTCAACGGAGACCTAAGAAAACAAAGATGAATTTAAGGTCAAAAGTAATTAATTACGTGACTAATCTCGACGCTTCCTCAAGCTCAGAGAGTGACGAGACTCATCCTCCTCAAACTATTCCTCAAGATACTGAAAATAAACATGGAAATCAGCCTGAAAGTTCACGACGAGCCGTTCGATCTCAATTTGAACCTAAAGTGCATCAAGTTGAATCTCATTCTGAACCTAATGTTGATCCTCATGAACCTCAAGTTGTTAGAGGTTTAGATAAAGGTCAGAGGCTGAGTAGTTGGAATTCAGATTGGGACTTTTTAGAGGAGGATCAATCGGCTTCAAATAAGGAAACAAGTGTTCAGCCTAGTACTGAAGAACCAAAAGTTgatactttaaattttaacaatagTGGTTCGGATGAGAACAAATTATCGCATCCTACTTTCTCAGAAGATGGCATCTTCGACTCAATCATAAATGAACAAGAGAACGAGAATTCTGATCAAAAGGTCGAACCCGGTAAAAGCAAGGCTTGGGATGACCTGGATTTTGATACTTCTAATTCATAGAATAATTCTTTCTAttctaatatactataattgtaatataatagtattttaacctaaattcaataataatatagtattatgATAGTAGtataacactattttaGCAGAAgtataatgtgtattatattacaaattgtTTATCCTATTGAGTACAGTATTAAGTTCAGGATGAGTTTGTGATAGTTCCTTAAGTGATCTAAGCAAATGAGAGCACTTCTTTAACTGGTAGTCTAAAGAgttttatgtaaaattcaACTGACCAGTGAATGAATTTAGTCTTTTGAAAAGTGAATCCTTAACCAAGTGAAGTTTAGAAATCCTTGAAAAGCTGAGTATCAAGTTTATTGTGACTAAAGGGCCTAAATTAGTGGATTCATTATTGATAATTGATGCTAGAGCCTCGTATAAGGGATCATTTGTGTAGTAGGAACGAGCAAAAACAAATGCAAAGTTCTCTAAATAGTCTTCACCAATAGGGCCCTTGTGGTCAATAATTCTTCTGGAAACATAGTCAAATAGCTCAGGTTTAGGATGACaagaattaattaaataggCCAAAGAcctgaaaattttaattaaaacattaatttagtattaattacagtaaaagtaattataatattaaataccttaaaaataattataacattaaataccttaaaaataattataatattaaataccTTAAAGAAACTTCTTCTTTACTGGATTGAACCCTCtcaataaaataatcaaacAGTTTTCTTATCGAATCTTCAACCCTTTTATCCACTTTACACTTGTTTTTATTCCTTAATTTTGGTCCATACACCATAACAGTCAGGTACATTGAAAGGACACAGAGTTTAGATTCTGTGAAGTCAGATTTAGAaagaaatattaacaattgATCAAGAAACTGAACCATTACAGTGTCAATAAAGTGTGAAAAGTTGTTCTTTGGAAATTCAGAACTGTTTAAACCGGCTGGAATTGGAGTTTTAAATAGATTTATAACAGAACTATCAGCTAACTCAAAAATGAAAggatttgataaaatgCCAGGATAAACAAGTAGGTTATTGGAATTAAATCTCAGTGGTCCTGATTGGCCACTTCTAAATTTTGGACTGACATTTTCAAATGAATTGGAGTTTAAACCGTCAAGAAtatctgaaaataataaattggaAGAACAAGTTTCTTCATGTTTAACTACATTTGAggttttattttcaaagttGTGAGTATTTATTCTATGGTACAGACGCAATTTagagaaaattttaagtaatGATAAAGTATTTGATGAGTTTAAATATTCgataaaatgatattttGGTACAGGAGTATTAACTTGCCTTAATATTCCATTATTCCATTCCAATTTTAGAGTAGGAACATTTGAATTGTAAAACTTGTtgttgtattttaaaaacaaatcACTTGTACTGATCAAGATGTTTATACACTTATCAAATTTGCATTCTTTTGGATGTTTACTCAAATATTTAAGGTaatttatgaatattaGCCACTCTGTGCGATTCTTAACAACATCATGTGTCAAGGGTTCAGATATAGAGTTAGGAGTTGA
This region includes:
- a CDS encoding putative integral membrane protein; protein product: MDSCLIFLKGKFIILITILFTFLPLLGEKNFVYSFQTRDSTPDGNIPTVDVQMIPQKRWLSSSREFQNLKKEISYVIDKEIEKEKKRLMDMEDSRFNNIKQSILQLIPNSRKKFKNES
- the NIP7 gene encoding 60S ribosome subunit biogenesis protein NIP7-like protein; the protein is MRPLSEDEVQIVLKKLASYIGDKVLQMVENNQFGQHYFRLHNERVYYISENILKYVGSISSKKLISAGVCLGKFTKSKQFRLHITALEYLSYYSKNKVWLKMDQPFLYGGNVLKKHVDQISEGIEQNAGVVVMSKNIPLGFGITSKSTENLRNSLPDDIAVINQADIGHYLRHEEEII